A portion of the Corynebacterium heidelbergense genome contains these proteins:
- a CDS encoding ribose-5-phosphate isomerase: MRIYLGADHAGFEMKNVIAEHLRGAGHDVVDCGAHTYDANDDYPAFCIEAARRTVADEGSLGIVLGGSGNGEQIAANKVPGARCALAWSEGTAKLAREHNKAQLIGLGGRMHSQEEALKIVDAFVSQPWSGEERHQRRIDILAEYERTGQPPALPED; encoded by the coding sequence TATTTACCTTGGCGCCGATCACGCCGGTTTTGAAATGAAGAACGTCATCGCGGAGCACCTGCGCGGTGCGGGACACGACGTTGTGGACTGCGGTGCCCACACCTATGACGCGAATGACGACTACCCCGCCTTTTGCATCGAGGCGGCCCGCCGCACTGTTGCCGACGAGGGGTCCCTGGGGATCGTCCTGGGCGGATCGGGCAATGGGGAACAGATCGCGGCCAACAAGGTGCCCGGGGCGCGCTGCGCCCTCGCCTGGTCGGAGGGGACGGCGAAGCTCGCCCGCGAGCACAACAAGGCGCAGCTCATCGGCTTGGGCGGCCGGATGCATTCGCAGGAGGAGGCGCTGAAGATCGTCGACGCCTTCGTGAGCCAGCCCTGGTCCGGGGAAGAGCGCCACCAGCGGCGCATCGACATCCTCGCCGAGTACGAGCGGACGGGACAGCCGCCCGCTCTCCCGGAGGACTAG